A single window of Nocardia sp. NBC_01327 DNA harbors:
- a CDS encoding ABC transporter ATP-binding protein: protein MNAPAEGTVYARSGVAPAAAIEMRGLVKTFEVRGETVRAVDGLDLVVRPGEIVAFLGPNGAGKTTTIDMVLGLARPDSGVVRVFGGDPADAIAAGRISAVLQSGGLLPDLTVAETVRLIGTLHARPRPVNEVLIRAGIDDIADRPVGKCSGGQQQRVRFALALLPNPDLIILDEPTTGMDVEGRRDFWNAIRQDAQRGRTVLFATHYLDEADAYADRIVLMRAGRVVADGSAAQVKNMASGRTISATLPAADATVLLRIPGVEHVEQRGDRITVRAKDSDLVARYLLTATTAADLEISAHNLEDAFLALTGDH, encoded by the coding sequence ATGAACGCTCCAGCTGAGGGGACCGTGTATGCGCGGTCCGGGGTCGCGCCCGCGGCGGCCATCGAAATGCGGGGATTGGTCAAGACTTTCGAGGTGCGCGGGGAGACCGTGCGCGCGGTGGACGGGCTGGATCTGGTGGTGCGGCCGGGGGAGATCGTGGCGTTTCTCGGGCCGAACGGCGCGGGGAAGACGACCACCATCGATATGGTGCTCGGGCTGGCGCGGCCGGATTCGGGGGTGGTGCGGGTCTTCGGTGGTGATCCGGCGGATGCCATTGCGGCGGGCAGGATTTCGGCAGTGCTGCAATCCGGTGGGTTGCTGCCGGATCTGACGGTGGCCGAGACCGTGCGGCTCATCGGCACGCTGCATGCGCGGCCCCGGCCCGTGAACGAGGTGCTGATCCGGGCGGGGATCGACGATATCGCAGACCGCCCGGTGGGCAAATGCTCGGGCGGGCAGCAGCAGCGCGTGCGATTCGCGCTGGCCCTGCTGCCGAATCCGGACCTGATCATTCTCGACGAGCCGACCACCGGCATGGATGTGGAGGGCCGGCGGGACTTCTGGAATGCCATTCGGCAGGATGCGCAGCGCGGCCGGACGGTCCTGTTCGCGACCCACTACCTCGATGAGGCGGATGCCTACGCCGACCGCATCGTGCTGATGCGCGCGGGCCGGGTGGTGGCCGACGGCAGTGCCGCTCAGGTCAAGAACATGGCCTCGGGGCGCACGATCAGCGCGACGCTGCCCGCGGCCGATGCGACGGTGCTGCTGCGGATACCGGGCGTGGAGCACGTCGAACAGCGTGGTGATCGAATCACCGTGCGCGCCAAGGATTCCGACCTCGTGGCCCGCTATCTGCTCACCGCCACCACGGCCGCCGATCTCGAGATTTCCGCGCACAACCTCGAGGACGCCTTCCTCGCTCTGACGGGAGACCACTGA
- a CDS encoding molybdopterin-dependent oxidoreductase, whose protein sequence is MSVNGKRRLLGAAAVGLGALGAGELIAATHGGSVIDGVGRLLADTAPIPVVETTVAMAGRYDKETTRAGVVLGTLAATAGMALLPQRLRAPAAAAFGAGAAALALRGANQSVPAAIGGLAAAGVLRAGLRRPPTTAGGELLWATAGAGLLAAAETLIRREDRRHTERVRQLGPMGSHPPMAEDGFGAEPGLTPLITKAGRFYVADVNSRPPRIDPGQWRLAITGKVAHPLRFSLADLAEQAVEFDAVMVCVHNTPGAGRAGNARWFGVPLTALLEHTMPDSTATRLVTRAVDGYTISLPLEPLRTGEWPGYLVIGMNGEALPPEHGFPARVFVPGLYGQYTGVKWLAELELSDDTQVDYWWKRGWPSDALWVRPQARIDVATAGGDGPGKTTVAGVAWAPPRGVARVEIRIDETDWLSVELGAETAPAAWRRWRTVVDLPPGTHTIQARVTGRSGEVQDGAVRAPFPEGPGGFHSVTVTI, encoded by the coding sequence GTGTCGGTCAACGGTAAGCGACGGCTACTGGGTGCGGCGGCGGTGGGGCTCGGTGCGCTCGGCGCCGGAGAGTTGATCGCCGCGACCCACGGCGGCTCGGTCATCGACGGGGTCGGGCGGTTGCTCGCTGATACCGCGCCGATTCCGGTGGTCGAGACGACCGTGGCCATGGCCGGCCGGTACGACAAGGAGACCACGCGGGCGGGGGTGGTGCTCGGGACCCTCGCCGCCACCGCCGGTATGGCGTTATTGCCGCAGCGCCTGCGCGCGCCTGCCGCAGCGGCATTCGGGGCCGGAGCCGCCGCCTTGGCGCTGCGGGGCGCGAATCAGTCGGTGCCCGCGGCGATCGGTGGGCTCGCGGCCGCGGGTGTACTGCGCGCCGGACTGCGCCGGCCGCCGACCACGGCGGGCGGTGAATTGCTGTGGGCCACAGCAGGCGCCGGATTGCTCGCCGCCGCCGAAACGCTCATACGCCGCGAGGATCGGCGGCATACCGAGCGGGTCCGGCAGCTCGGGCCGATGGGTTCGCATCCGCCCATGGCGGAGGACGGTTTCGGGGCGGAGCCGGGTCTGACGCCATTGATCACCAAGGCGGGCAGATTCTATGTGGCAGACGTGAATTCGCGCCCGCCGCGCATCGATCCGGGTCAGTGGCGCCTTGCGATCACCGGTAAGGTCGCGCACCCGCTGCGGTTCTCGCTCGCCGATCTGGCCGAGCAGGCGGTGGAATTCGATGCCGTCATGGTGTGCGTGCACAACACCCCCGGCGCCGGCCGTGCCGGCAATGCGCGCTGGTTCGGCGTCCCGCTGACCGCCCTGCTCGAACACACCATGCCCGATTCGACCGCCACCCGCCTGGTGACCCGCGCCGTCGACGGCTACACCATCTCGCTGCCCCTGGAACCGCTGCGCACCGGCGAATGGCCCGGCTACCTGGTCATCGGCATGAACGGCGAAGCCCTGCCCCCCGAACACGGCTTCCCCGCCCGGGTCTTCGTGCCCGGCCTCTACGGTCAGTACACCGGCGTGAAATGGCTTGCCGAACTGGAACTCTCCGATGACACCCAGGTCGACTACTGGTGGAAGCGCGGCTGGCCCAGCGACGCCCTCTGGGTGCGCCCGCAGGCCCGCATCGACGTGGCCACCGCCGGCGGCGACGGTCCGGGCAAAACCACCGTGGCGGGCGTCGCCTGGGCCCCACCCCGGGGTGTGGCCCGTGTCGAAATCCGCATCGACGAAACCGACTGGCTCTCAGTGGAACTCGGTGCGGAAACCGCCCCCGCCGCCTGGCGCCGCTGGCGCACCGTCGTAGACCTCCCACCCGGCACCCACACCATCCAGGCCCGCGTCACCGGCCGCTCCGGTGAAGTCCAGGACGGCGCCGTCCGCGCCCCGTTCCCCGAGGGGCCCGGCGGGTTCCACTCCGTCACCGTCACCATCTGA